From Drosophila nasuta strain 15112-1781.00 chromosome X, ASM2355853v1, whole genome shotgun sequence, one genomic window encodes:
- the LOC132796568 gene encoding uncharacterized protein LOC132796568, producing MPEFNDSKDFNVSLVKGETTKGSNDAKSAHKLNKACKKKYLEEIEHTEVHSSEFDSECAAELGEFDLALHDAWVLQCPKGMDLASLAGKRIKMPGRRFVGDLQVRATPYAEPLQQSVGFVNARGKYSLRRVPLAGHMIVSKRLNQEKPDADADGDDESSAFPKPSRPQKFKLPVRHPFFGRDYQERIEVNKKTSKQLRHAEKKSSEATVRLRNTSNFYKVRSKLLATTQTLEEKEHDVRQSVLTGVLPKFMAETVPPSYVDLTTGDDDEPEEPKKKRKSKANGLVDNDVQAPESSSKKKKRQAEANEEETVVKPKKAKKLKSS from the exons atGCCCGAATTCAACGACAGCAAAGAT TTTAACGTTTCACTAGTGAAAGGCGAGACGACGAAGGGCAGCAACGATGCAAAGAGCGCGCACAAATTGAACAAGGCGTGTAAAAAGAAATACCTGGAAGAGATCGAGCACACGGAAGTGCATAGCAGCGAATTCGACAGCGAATGCGCCGCCGAACTCGGAGAGTTCGATCTGGCCCTACATGATGCTTGGGTGCTGCAGTGCCCCAAGGGAATGGACCTCGCCTCGTTGGCCGGCAAACGCATTAAGATGCCCGGACGTCGATTCGTTGGCGATCTGCAGGTTCGCGCCACTCCATATGCGGAACCGTTGCAGCAGTCAGTTGGTTTCGTGAATGCCAGGGGCAAGTACTCATTGCGTCGTGTACCTTTGGCCGGTCACATGATTGTAAGCAAGCGTCTGAATCAGGAGAAACCCGACGCAGATGCTGATGGTGACGATGAAAGCAGCGCATTCCCCAAGCCTAGCAGGCCACAAAAGTTCAAGCTGCCGGTGCGTCATCCGTTCTTTGGCCGCGACTATCAGGAACGCATCGAAGTGAACAAGAAAACATCGAAGCAACTGCGCCATGCCGAGAAAAAGAGCTCCGAGGCGACGGTACGACTTCGAAATACTTCGAATTTCTATAAGGTACGCAGCAAGTTGCTGGCCACCACACAGACACTGGAGGAGAAGGAGCACGATGTGCGACAGTCTGTGCTCACTGGTGTCTTGCCCAAGTTTATGGCCGAAACTGTTCCGCCGAGCTATGTGGATCTGACAACCGGTGACGATGACGAGCCAGAGGAGCCCAAAAAGAAgcgcaaaagcaaagccaatGGTTTGGTCGATAATGATGTTCAAGCTCCCGAATCGTCCtctaagaagaagaagcgccAGGCGGAGGCCAATGAGGAGGAGACAGTGGTGAAGCCTAAAAAAGCCAAGAAGCTGAAATCATCATGA
- the LOC132796564 gene encoding probable ATP-dependent RNA helicase DDX56: protein MSSTQQKTLQFHELELDQRILKAIAALGWSQPTLIQSTAIPLLLEGKDVVVRARTGSGKTAAYALPLIQKILNSKLNASEQCVSALVLAPTKELCRQSRQVIEQLAESCGKVVRVADIAGSTNDVATQRHALAERPDIVISTPAKILAHAEAGKNVVDLRHIETLVVDEADLIFAFGYEQDFKRLIKHLPAIYQAVLVSATISDDVVRMKGLCLHDAITLKLEEPDLVSLEQLTHQRILAEENDKPAILVALLKLTLIQGKSIIFVNNVDRCYKVRLFLEQFGIRVCVLNSELPANIRIHTISQFNRGSYDIIIASDEHMLEKPGGSNKRKANAKSKSKKGDIESSASRGIDFQGVNNVINFDFPCDVTSYIHRAGRTARGNNKGSVLSFVSVKELPLNEAVEQKLRRCFARETLPKWDDAPAKSKPIANPNAEETTLSKADTKLVEQLRRNYVERPKKVDSNDMIKLYQFKLEEVEAFRYRAQDCWRAATRVAVHDTRLKEIKTEILNSEKLKGFFEENKRDLQALRHDKPTRTIKQQSHLSHVPDYILPKALKRVAVNPRPTGAGSSAKQPRMSAGKAAFQRQSNDPLMVSEVDYGKRRNFTQRKKKTK, encoded by the exons ATGAGCAGCACACAACAGAAAACGCTGCAGTTCCATGAACTGGAGCTGGACCAGCGCATTCTCAAG GCAATAGCTGCACTTGGCTGGTCGCAGCCCACGCTTATACAGTCGACGGCGAttccgctgctgctggaggGCAAGGATGTGGTGGTCAGGGCACGCACAGGTTCGGGCAAGACGGCGGCATATGCTCTGCCGCTAATACAGAAGATCCTCAACTCGAAGCTGAATGCGAGTGAGCAGTGCGTTAGTGCTTTGGTTCTGGCGCCCACCAAAGAGTTGTGCCGACAGTCGCGTCAGGTGATCGAACAGCTGGCCGAGTCGTGTGGCAAGGTGGTGCGTGTGGCAGACATTGCGGGCAGCACTAACGATGTGGCCACCCAACGGCACGCGCTCGCTGAACGTCCCGATATTGTCATCTCGACGCCAGCGAAAATATTAGCACATGCAGAGGCGGGCAAGAATGTGGTGGACTTGAGGCACATTGAGACGCTGGTGGTTGACGAGGCGGATCTGATCTTTGCCTTTGGCTACGAGCAAGACTTTAAGCGCCTCATTAAACATCTGCCGGCCATCTATCAGGCGGTGCTTGTTTCGGCGACCATTTCGGATGATGTGGTGCGCATGAAGGGTTTGTGTCTGCACGATGCCATCACCCTGAAGCTGGAGGAGCCCGACTTGGTGTCGCTCGAGCAGCTCACGCATCAGCGCATTCTCGCCGAGGAGAACGACAAGCCAGCGATTTTGGTGGCACTGCTAAAGCTCACACTCATCCAAGGCAAAAGCATCATCTTTGTGAACAACGTGGATCGCTGCTACAA GGTTCGCCTGTTTCTGGAACAGTTTGGCATACGCGTCTGCGTGTTGAACTCGGAGCTGCCGGCaaacattcgcattcacacgATCAGTCAATTTAATCGCGGCAGTTACGACATCATCATTGCCTCCGACGAGCACATGTTGGAGAAGCCAGGCGGCAGCAATAAGCGCAAGGCGAACGCAAAGTCCAAGTCGAAGAAGGGCGACATCGAGTCGAGCGCATCGCGTGGCATCGATTTCCAGGGTGTCAACAATGTGATCAACTTTGATTTTCCCTGCGATGTTACCTCGTACATTCATCGTGCCGGACGCACAGcgcgtggcaacaacaaggGCTCCGTGCTGTCCTTTGTGAGCGTCAAGGAGCTGCCCCTCAACGAGGCTGTCGAACAGAAGCTGCGCCGTTGCTTCGCCCGCGAAACGTTGCCCAAGTGGGATGATGCGCCGGCCAAAAGTAAACCGATTGCCAATCCCAATGCGGAGGAGACGACGTTGTCGAAGGCGGACACCAAGCTGGTGGAGCAATTGCGTCGCAACTATGTGGAGAGACCTAAGAAGGTGGACAGCAACGACATGATCAA ACTTTATCAGTTCAAGCTGGAAGAGGTGGAGGCTTTCAGGTATCGTGCCCAGGATTGTTGGCGTGCTGCCACACGCGTCGCTGTCCACGACACTCGGCTAAAGGAGATCAAAACGGAGATCTTGAACAGCGAGAAGCTCAAGGGCTTCTTCGAGGAGAACAAACGTGATCTGCAGGCGCTGCGACACGACAAACCGACGCGCACCATCAAACAGCAGTCGCATCTCAGCCATGTGCCCGATTACATCCTCCCCAAGGCCCTGAAGCGTGTGGCGGTCAATCCACGACCAACTGGAGCCGGTTCGTCTGCCAAACAACCTCGCATGTCAGCCGGCAAAGCGGCGTTTCAACGCCAGAGCAACGATCCCTTGATGGTCAGCGAAGTCGACTACGGCAAGCGACGCAATTTCACACAGCGCAAGAAGAAGACCAAGTGA